Proteins from one Verrucomicrobiota bacterium genomic window:
- a CDS encoding SIS domain-containing protein: MSQFQDSLQSLQEVLQALPPLQADLEKAASMAGDALLAGNKLMFCGNGGSASDSAHLSTEFTCRFKEDRRPYPAMALTVDAGLMTAIGNDYDFTEVFARQVAAFGKPGDVLIVLTTSGKSRNILTALEEARRQGVHTIAFLGKGGGFTKGAADVELIVPGIETARIQEAQKFLLHVLCEIVEERLPR; the protein is encoded by the coding sequence ATGAGCCAGTTCCAAGATTCCCTCCAATCCCTTCAAGAAGTTCTCCAGGCACTGCCCCCCTTGCAGGCAGATCTGGAAAAGGCTGCCTCTATGGCTGGCGATGCCCTGCTGGCCGGGAATAAGCTGATGTTCTGCGGCAATGGTGGGAGCGCCAGCGACAGCGCTCATCTCTCGACTGAGTTCACCTGCCGCTTCAAGGAGGATCGCCGGCCCTATCCAGCCATGGCCCTCACGGTCGACGCCGGTCTGATGACAGCGATCGGTAACGACTATGACTTCACCGAGGTCTTCGCGCGTCAGGTAGCGGCCTTTGGCAAGCCGGGCGACGTCCTCATCGTTCTCACCACGAGCGGCAAGTCCCGGAATATCCTTACGGCTCTTGAGGAGGCCCGCAGGCAAGGGGTGCATACGATCGCGTTCCTTGGCAAAGGGGGTGGCTTCACCAAGGGTGCTGCTGATGTCGAGTTGATCGTTCCTGGGATCGAGACCGCGCGGATCCAGGAGGCGCAGAAGTTTCTGCTCCATGTCCTCTGCGAGATTGTCGAAGAGAGGCTCCCTCGATAG
- a CDS encoding prepilin peptidase — protein MVAWIAVGMLGLINGSFLNAVIHRLPRGISLLHPKRSFCPGCGKTIPWHENLPVASWVLLRGCCSGCAMPIAIRYPLVELLTAGLYLLAWERFGLPLAPVFWLFLSLLVAATFIDFDHLIIPDEITKGGIVAGLVCSLLIPGMMGVLVWWQGLLLSLVGAALGFFLLWGVVEVGKLAFGRRKIRTNEPTTLEITGTDAEPLLIFGQESIPLADLFYREKDRVEASCAWLEIDGERLQGIEAESLILDPSGVTYGSRFWAYEGISELMPLRTEVTSIMLPREAMGFGDVKFLACIGAFLGWKGVLFSLFAGSIVGALIGVAMMAATRGRSGGRIPFGPYLALGALLWVFVGPELIDLYANWVTGGGFFLLLRHPSL, from the coding sequence ATGGTCGCCTGGATCGCCGTCGGGATGCTCGGTCTGATTAACGGATCCTTTCTGAATGCGGTCATCCACCGCCTTCCCCGCGGCATCTCACTGCTGCATCCCAAGCGATCTTTCTGTCCTGGTTGTGGTAAAACGATCCCGTGGCATGAGAATTTGCCGGTGGCCAGTTGGGTGCTTTTGCGGGGTTGCTGCTCGGGTTGCGCCATGCCGATCGCGATCCGCTATCCCCTTGTCGAGCTTCTGACTGCCGGCCTTTATCTGCTGGCCTGGGAACGCTTCGGCCTGCCTCTGGCTCCAGTCTTCTGGCTCTTCCTTTCGCTGCTTGTGGCGGCGACCTTTATTGATTTCGACCATCTGATCATCCCGGATGAGATCACTAAGGGAGGCATCGTTGCGGGTCTGGTCTGCTCACTGCTGATTCCTGGAATGATGGGGGTTCTTGTCTGGTGGCAGGGACTGCTGCTCTCGCTTGTTGGAGCCGCACTCGGTTTCTTCCTGCTCTGGGGTGTTGTGGAGGTGGGAAAGCTGGCCTTTGGGCGCCGCAAGATCCGGACAAATGAACCGACGACGCTCGAGATCACGGGAACCGATGCCGAGCCTCTGCTGATTTTCGGTCAGGAGAGTATCCCTCTGGCCGACCTGTTTTACCGCGAGAAGGACCGGGTAGAGGCCTCCTGTGCATGGCTTGAGATCGATGGGGAACGACTCCAAGGTATCGAGGCAGAGTCACTGATCCTGGATCCGAGTGGCGTAACATATGGCTCACGCTTCTGGGCCTACGAAGGAATCTCCGAGCTTATGCCGCTTCGTACTGAGGTCACCTCGATCATGTTACCCCGCGAGGCGATGGGCTTCGGCGACGTGAAGTTCCTGGCCTGCATCGGAGCCTTCCTAGGATGGAAAGGAGTGCTCTTCTCCCTCTTTGCCGGATCGATTGTTGGGGCCCTAATCGGTGTTGCAATGATGGCCGCCACCCGGGGTCGCTCTGGAGGAAGGATACCCTTCGGTCCCTATCTGGCTCTAGGAGCCCTACTCTGGGTTTTTGTAGGACCCGAGTTAATTGATCTCTACGCAAACTGGGTCACGGGGGGCGGTTTTTTTCTCCTGCTACGCCATCCCTCGCTGTAA
- a CDS encoding ATP-binding cassette domain-containing protein, whose translation MSQYQQSHQNHEGKPALFLFKYLPKSWGPFRELVGYLAPYKQRIALGLLAGIGFAAVNSSMLLLIRWIGDTAFQGKFSQADMMKGATLGQGPKIDAFLWMALLIPGVMILRSLLSYANVYCLTWVSLRALRDMRRRVFGHLMGQSLDFFNKSQSGRLLSRVLNDTMVAQQSMVTIVGDLVKQPLTAIGAIIVLLHIDWKFTLFSLVLFPICLVPVIVYGRRVRKASRAMQNEAGVMAVILQESFAGVRIIKSFAREAFQLRLFDKSSEEQFRSSMKASKSGAIVQPMIETVSAFGVSLALFYVYFAHLSIGSFLALLGGMFLLYDPIKNISKIHVTIQNCLGAATSIIELLATKPTIHDLPGARPLGAVRGHLAFEGVNFSYGIPSAAGGMAENAVTGLNLVIEPGQKVALVGASGAGKSTILSLLLRFYDPQQGRVLIDGNDLRELTLDSLREQIGIVTQESFLFHDSIYENIRFGRLDATKEEIEEAARLAYAHDFIMAQPQGYETVVGDKGCLLSGGQQQRLAIARALLKAAPVLLLDEATSALDSESEKMIQSALESLSEGRTVIAIAHRLSTVLGSDMIVVMDQGQIVASGTHAELLNSSELYSNLYRLQFTHAA comes from the coding sequence ATGTCGCAATACCAGCAGTCGCACCAGAATCACGAGGGGAAGCCCGCACTATTTCTTTTCAAGTATCTCCCCAAGAGCTGGGGGCCGTTCCGCGAGCTGGTGGGCTATCTCGCTCCCTACAAGCAGCGCATCGCGCTTGGGTTGCTGGCCGGGATTGGATTTGCGGCGGTCAACAGCTCCATGCTTCTGCTGATACGATGGATCGGCGACACGGCTTTCCAGGGGAAATTCAGCCAGGCGGACATGATGAAGGGGGCGACCCTGGGCCAGGGGCCGAAAATCGATGCATTCCTATGGATGGCCCTGCTGATCCCCGGTGTGATGATCCTGCGCAGCCTGCTCTCCTATGCGAATGTCTATTGCCTCACTTGGGTCAGTTTGCGAGCCCTGCGCGACATGCGCCGCCGGGTTTTCGGCCATCTCATGGGTCAGTCCCTTGATTTCTTCAACAAGTCGCAGTCCGGTCGCCTGCTCTCCCGCGTTCTGAACGACACGATGGTCGCCCAACAGTCGATGGTGACGATCGTTGGCGATCTGGTGAAACAGCCACTGACCGCCATCGGGGCCATTATCGTTCTACTGCACATCGACTGGAAGTTTACCCTTTTCTCACTCGTTCTTTTCCCTATTTGCCTGGTGCCGGTCATCGTCTACGGGCGTCGCGTCCGCAAGGCCTCCCGCGCCATGCAGAATGAGGCGGGTGTCATGGCCGTGATCCTGCAGGAGTCCTTCGCCGGTGTCCGCATCATCAAGTCCTTTGCCCGAGAGGCCTTCCAGCTGCGTCTTTTTGACAAGTCGAGCGAGGAGCAGTTTCGCTCCAGCATGAAGGCCAGTAAGAGCGGCGCCATCGTCCAGCCAATGATCGAGACCGTCTCCGCCTTCGGAGTCTCGCTGGCCCTTTTCTATGTCTATTTTGCGCACCTGAGCATCGGGAGTTTCCTTGCCCTGCTCGGCGGCATGTTCCTGCTCTACGATCCGATCAAGAACATCAGCAAGATCCACGTGACCATCCAGAACTGCCTCGGCGCGGCCACGAGCATCATCGAGCTGCTGGCCACCAAGCCGACGATCCACGACTTGCCGGGGGCCCGGCCGCTTGGAGCCGTACGCGGTCATTTGGCCTTCGAGGGAGTGAATTTCTCATACGGCATTCCGAGTGCCGCCGGTGGTATGGCGGAGAATGCCGTAACCGGTCTGAATCTGGTGATTGAACCGGGCCAGAAGGTCGCCCTAGTCGGAGCCAGTGGCGCGGGGAAAAGCACGATCCTCTCACTGCTGCTCCGCTTCTATGATCCTCAGCAGGGCCGCGTCCTGATCGACGGGAATGATCTGCGCGAGCTGACTCTCGATTCGTTGCGCGAGCAGATCGGCATCGTGACCCAAGAGAGTTTCCTCTTCCACGATTCAATCTATGAGAATATCCGCTTCGGCAGGCTCGATGCCACGAAGGAAGAGATCGAGGAGGCTGCCCGGCTTGCGTATGCCCACGACTTCATCATGGCCCAGCCTCAAGGCTACGAGACGGTGGTCGGAGACAAGGGATGTCTTCTCTCCGGCGGCCAGCAGCAGCGACTGGCGATCGCCCGGGCTTTGCTGAAGGCAGCTCCTGTCCTCCTGCTCGATGAGGCGACCTCGGCGCTCGACTCCGAATCGGAGAAGATGATCCAGTCCGCCCTCGAGAGTCTCTCGGAAGGTCGCACGGTGATCGCGATTGCCCACCGACTCTCGACAGTACTCGGCAGCGACATGATCGTCGTCATGGATCAGGGGCAGATCGTGGCCTCCGGCACCCACGCCGAGTTATTGAACTCCTCCGAGCTTTATTCCAATCTCTATCGTCTCCAGTTCACCCACGCCGCCTGA
- the purH gene encoding bifunctional phosphoribosylaminoimidazolecarboxamide formyltransferase/IMP cyclohydrolase — protein MKIQRALLSVSDKTGLIDFARGLHEQNVELLSTGGTAKAIAAAGIPVREISDYTGFPEMMDGRVKTLIPKVHGGLLFLRDDPKHQAQAAEHDILPIDLVCVNLYPFEETVAKKGVTLEEAIEQIDIGGPSMIRSGSKNHRSVTVVVDPDDYPRVLEAMKAGNGETTPELRARLAVKAFATTGAYDRAISSYLDNESAPGETLSLEFPLAGRLRYGENPHQEAELYGSFFDYFEKLHGKELSFNNILDITAATRLISEFEKPTVAILKHTNPCGVGSDENLAEAWEKAFATDRSAPFGGIIIVNRPVDEALARAISEIFSEVIIAPEFSVDARALLQKKKNLRLMRLLQEIPATDRDIRSVIGGMLVQDADVSPKEGPGSIEHHVVSSRPPTKDEIEAMEFGWKVVKHVKSNAIVYAGKDRTLGIGAGQMSRVDSSRIAVWKAGEAGLSLKGSVVCSDAFFPFPDGLIAAAEAGATAAIQPGGSVRDPEVIAAANERGVAMVFTGTRHFRH, from the coding sequence ATGAAAATCCAACGCGCCCTCCTCTCCGTCTCCGACAAGACGGGACTCATTGACTTCGCCCGCGGCCTGCATGAGCAGAATGTCGAACTCCTCTCCACCGGAGGCACTGCCAAGGCGATCGCCGCCGCCGGCATTCCAGTCCGGGAGATCTCCGACTACACCGGCTTCCCCGAGATGATGGATGGCCGCGTGAAGACACTCATCCCGAAGGTCCACGGAGGACTCCTCTTCCTTCGCGATGATCCGAAGCACCAGGCCCAGGCGGCCGAGCACGACATCCTGCCGATCGACCTGGTCTGCGTGAATCTCTACCCCTTTGAGGAGACCGTGGCCAAGAAGGGCGTGACCCTGGAAGAAGCCATCGAGCAGATCGATATCGGCGGTCCCTCCATGATCCGCAGCGGGTCTAAGAACCACCGCTCCGTCACTGTCGTTGTGGATCCCGATGACTATCCCCGTGTTCTTGAGGCGATGAAGGCCGGCAATGGCGAGACCACGCCCGAGCTGCGCGCCCGCCTTGCGGTTAAGGCCTTCGCCACCACCGGCGCCTACGATCGCGCCATCAGCTCTTATCTCGATAACGAGAGTGCTCCTGGAGAGACTCTTTCCCTCGAGTTTCCTCTGGCCGGACGCCTTCGCTACGGCGAGAACCCTCACCAGGAAGCCGAACTCTACGGCAGCTTCTTCGACTATTTCGAGAAGCTCCACGGCAAGGAACTCTCCTTCAATAACATCCTCGATATCACGGCGGCCACCCGACTGATCAGCGAGTTCGAGAAGCCGACCGTCGCCATCCTGAAGCACACCAATCCCTGCGGTGTCGGCAGTGATGAGAATCTCGCCGAGGCATGGGAGAAAGCTTTTGCGACCGATCGGTCCGCACCCTTCGGAGGCATCATCATCGTGAACCGCCCGGTTGACGAGGCGCTCGCCCGCGCCATTTCCGAGATCTTCAGCGAGGTGATTATCGCTCCTGAGTTTTCCGTCGATGCCCGCGCCTTGCTGCAGAAAAAGAAGAATCTCCGACTCATGCGTCTGCTCCAGGAAATTCCCGCCACAGATCGCGATATCCGTTCCGTGATCGGCGGCATGCTTGTCCAGGATGCCGATGTCTCCCCGAAAGAGGGCCCCGGAAGCATCGAGCATCATGTCGTCTCCAGCCGTCCTCCAACCAAGGATGAAATCGAGGCGATGGAATTCGGCTGGAAGGTCGTCAAGCATGTGAAGAGCAACGCCATTGTCTATGCAGGCAAGGACCGCACCCTCGGTATCGGTGCCGGTCAGATGTCGCGTGTCGATTCCTCGCGTATAGCCGTCTGGAAGGCCGGCGAGGCCGGTCTCTCCCTGAAGGGAAGTGTTGTCTGCTCCGATGCCTTCTTCCCATTCCCTGATGGTCTTATTGCCGCCGCTGAAGCGGGAGCAACCGCTGCCATTCAGCCGGGCGGTTCCGTCCGTGATCCCGAGGTGATCGCCGCTGCCAACGAGCGTGGCGTCGCCATGGTCTTCACCGGCACCCGCCACTTCCGTCACTAA
- a CDS encoding pyridoxine 5'-phosphate synthase, giving the protein MGALLGVNIDHVATVRQARYAKNASSINVEPDPVEAALAAERGGAVGITAHLRQDRRHVVDHDIFRLKEAIGTKLNLEMGNSPEIVAIALKVLPADVCLVPESREEVTTEGGLDCVKHRASLEPTLKSMRDAGIRVSLFIDPEPDQIAAASSLGAPVVELHTGAYAEAAGAAREAELARLIEAARQAADTGIQVNAGHGLNYTNVQPILTLPKLVELNIGHSIVSRALFVGLEQATREMVECLRF; this is encoded by the coding sequence GTGGGAGCTCTGCTCGGCGTTAATATCGACCATGTCGCCACCGTGCGACAGGCTCGCTATGCTAAAAACGCTAGCTCTATCAACGTCGAACCTGATCCTGTCGAAGCGGCTCTGGCCGCCGAGCGGGGAGGGGCTGTAGGAATCACCGCGCATCTCCGTCAGGACCGTCGCCATGTCGTCGACCACGATATTTTTCGACTCAAGGAAGCGATCGGTACGAAGCTCAACCTCGAGATGGGGAACTCCCCCGAGATCGTGGCGATTGCCCTGAAGGTTCTTCCTGCCGATGTCTGCCTTGTCCCAGAGAGTCGTGAAGAAGTGACCACCGAGGGCGGGCTGGACTGTGTCAAACATAGGGCATCCCTTGAGCCGACCCTCAAGTCCATGCGCGATGCAGGCATCCGTGTCAGTCTCTTCATTGATCCCGAGCCAGACCAGATCGCTGCTGCCTCCTCCCTGGGCGCTCCCGTCGTGGAACTCCATACCGGAGCATATGCCGAGGCCGCAGGAGCTGCACGAGAGGCTGAGCTAGCTCGCCTGATCGAGGCCGCTCGTCAAGCCGCTGATACCGGAATCCAGGTGAACGCCGGCCATGGTCTGAACTACACCAATGTCCAGCCGATCCTAACCCTCCCCAAGCTTGTGGAACTGAATATCGGCCACTCGATCGTTTCGCGCGCACTTTTTGTGGGATTGGAACAGGCGACGCGCGAAATGGTTGAGTGCTTGCGCTTTTAG
- a CDS encoding toxin produces MRFEWDPHKNELLKSTRDISFEAIVVHLGLGDLWRIADHPDQARYPGQKLFFVLIEDYIHIIPYEQRGEVIWLITIIPSRKATRDYLEEKNNETD; encoded by the coding sequence ATGCGTTTTGAATGGGATCCTCACAAAAATGAACTTCTCAAATCCACCCGTGATATTTCTTTCGAGGCCATTGTGGTCCATCTGGGACTTGGGGATCTCTGGAGAATTGCGGATCACCCCGATCAGGCACGCTACCCTGGGCAGAAGCTCTTCTTCGTTCTCATTGAGGACTATATCCACATCATTCCCTATGAGCAGCGAGGGGAAGTCATTTGGCTGATCACCATCATTCCCAGCCGTAAGGCTACCCGGGACTATCTAGAGGAAAAAAACAATGAAACTGACTAA
- a CDS encoding metallophosphatase family protein, whose protein sequence is MNRIAFISDIHGNIDALDAVLQEIDRQGIDEIYCLGDIVGYGASPAECVQRVRDRCRGAVLGNHDELVLSGPENNALSERVAAGIRHAQKELSQEDLKWLKKLPLSVSKSKFTIVHASLYNPECFNYLTNHVDARLHFENQKTVISFLGHTHVPMISEEGKGVHSLQEIKEGERFLNRLSRYAINVGSVGQPRDEDPRASFCIFDPIEYSMIIRRIPYDIGIAQLRIKNAKLPLVNAARLQIGS, encoded by the coding sequence ATGAACCGGATAGCATTCATCTCTGACATCCACGGTAATATTGATGCCTTGGATGCCGTGCTTCAGGAAATAGATCGACAAGGTATTGATGAGATTTATTGCCTTGGGGATATTGTTGGCTATGGGGCATCCCCTGCTGAATGCGTTCAACGAGTAAGAGACCGCTGTAGGGGAGCTGTTCTGGGAAATCACGATGAACTTGTATTAAGCGGCCCCGAGAACAATGCCCTCAGCGAAAGGGTTGCTGCTGGGATCCGCCATGCGCAGAAGGAATTATCCCAGGAAGACCTGAAATGGTTGAAAAAACTACCACTTTCAGTGTCCAAATCAAAATTCACCATTGTCCATGCCAGCCTCTACAACCCAGAGTGCTTTAACTACCTTACAAACCATGTTGATGCACGTTTACATTTTGAGAATCAAAAAACAGTTATTTCTTTCTTAGGCCATACGCATGTACCGATGATTTCAGAGGAGGGAAAAGGAGTGCACTCTCTGCAAGAAATCAAAGAGGGAGAGAGATTTTTAAATAGATTATCTCGCTATGCTATCAATGTGGGGTCTGTAGGTCAGCCAAGAGATGAGGATCCAAGGGCTTCTTTTTGTATTTTTGATCCTATAGAATACTCGATGATTATCCGCAGAATTCCCTACGATATCGGGATAGCTCAATTACGGATTAAAAATGCGAAACTTCCGCTCGTAAACGCTGCCCGTCTGCAAATAGGCAGCTAG
- a CDS encoding sigma-70 family RNA polymerase sigma factor produces the protein MEVNTQKEEAEARFEGHLALAQVIALEYFNIPRALPDEALAEAQLALWRAANAYNPERGEFPPYASRAIRNSLNTLYAKQLKMAKVFPQSLDESPKWGNAGLSSGSTFDASPKSKIKDQKQDVRKVVQWEETTTILMQVLERLNLRERVVIDAIRSGHSFAEIGTKLSISKQSAHKIATIALGKLKSYLEEIGYTGLDTEGLLKGNRVKTIG, from the coding sequence ATGGAGGTAAACACCCAAAAGGAAGAAGCTGAAGCGAGGTTTGAGGGCCATCTGGCACTAGCTCAGGTCATCGCACTTGAGTATTTCAATATTCCTAGGGCACTTCCTGATGAGGCTCTGGCAGAGGCTCAATTGGCTCTCTGGAGGGCAGCCAATGCGTATAATCCAGAGCGTGGCGAGTTTCCTCCGTATGCCTCCAGAGCCATACGGAATTCTCTCAACACCCTGTATGCAAAACAGCTCAAGATGGCGAAGGTATTTCCCCAGAGTCTTGATGAAAGTCCTAAATGGGGGAACGCTGGACTTTCCTCTGGCTCCACATTTGACGCTTCACCCAAGTCTAAGATCAAGGATCAGAAGCAGGATGTGAGAAAAGTGGTTCAATGGGAGGAGACTACCACAATACTTATGCAAGTATTGGAGAGACTCAATTTAAGGGAGCGAGTGGTGATTGATGCAATAAGGTCAGGTCACAGCTTTGCTGAAATTGGAACGAAACTCTCAATCAGCAAACAAAGCGCTCACAAAATTGCCACAATTGCACTTGGAAAACTTAAAAGCTATTTAGAGGAAATAGGTTACACGGGATTGGACACTGAGGGGCTGCTCAAAGGTAATAGAGTGAAGACAATTGGCTGA
- a CDS encoding thioredoxin family protein: MVISQKPESALLYVKDKGRVRGPFLRDFIDAMILSGHFSTTIEISLNGQSDWTRIDSAPVVRGPKLNPGSNAAPSSSSNKNKNIVLGIVGAAGLGLVILIAAANSTTETTSNKNTSASVANYSTPPPIVASTPKPVSTPIIPVQSSTLSPINQSETTSATFEGWNESYKIAVQKAEQSHKNILIYFSGSDWSSWSQKQKNELLNTSSFQDYAANNLVLLQVDFPYGKYPSSDIISLKKVYQIYGFPSFVLIKPDGNIIKKYFGYLPGGYSGFKDWLDSDAVELSSPEISKYSEGAFPIFPSPTPSTSSTANIAPFTPVFQSTPRPTYTQPSSYNSSLSQSSFNDTRGTTYTYRQSQAYTLNKLDQVVREKKGVVASCKQSMDAINAQIKAERPYIDHSSQNSVDQFNYKIDRYNDLRLRYNSAIDDMNAAVDQFNAELHRIGTPARN, from the coding sequence ATGGTCATTTCACAAAAACCTGAAAGCGCCCTTCTTTATGTGAAGGATAAAGGAAGAGTGAGAGGCCCTTTTTTGCGTGATTTTATTGATGCAATGATCCTCTCAGGGCACTTTAGCACAACTATTGAGATAAGTTTGAACGGACAAAGTGATTGGACGCGAATAGATTCAGCGCCTGTAGTTAGGGGTCCAAAATTAAATCCAGGCAGTAATGCAGCCCCCTCTTCTTCTAGTAATAAAAATAAGAACATTGTACTGGGAATAGTTGGAGCGGCAGGTTTAGGCCTAGTCATTCTAATAGCGGCTGCAAATTCAACAACTGAAACTACCAGCAATAAGAATACTAGCGCTTCAGTTGCCAATTACTCGACCCCACCTCCAATCGTAGCATCCACGCCAAAACCCGTATCTACTCCGATTATCCCCGTTCAAAGCTCGACTCTATCCCCAATTAATCAAAGCGAAACGACAAGTGCTACATTTGAAGGATGGAACGAAAGTTATAAAATTGCGGTTCAGAAAGCTGAGCAAAGCCACAAAAATATTCTAATATATTTTTCAGGAAGCGACTGGAGCTCTTGGTCCCAGAAACAAAAAAACGAACTTCTGAACACAAGCTCATTCCAAGATTATGCTGCTAATAATCTAGTTCTCCTACAAGTTGACTTTCCGTATGGAAAATATCCAAGTAGCGACATTATTTCATTGAAAAAAGTCTATCAGATATATGGTTTTCCATCATTTGTTTTAATCAAGCCTGATGGCAATATAATTAAGAAGTATTTTGGTTATCTTCCCGGTGGGTATTCAGGATTTAAAGATTGGCTCGATTCCGACGCAGTTGAGTTATCCTCTCCTGAGATTTCAAAATATTCTGAAGGAGCCTTCCCGATTTTTCCCTCACCGACTCCTAGTACTTCAAGTACGGCCAACATTGCACCATTTACTCCAGTTTTCCAAAGCACGCCCAGACCTACATATACGCAACCTTCCTCCTATAACTCGAGTCTTTCCCAGAGTTCATTTAATGATACCCGTGGAACTACATATACATACCGGCAATCGCAGGCTTACACACTAAACAAATTGGATCAGGTTGTTAGAGAAAAGAAAGGGGTGGTGGCATCATGCAAACAATCTATGGATGCCATTAATGCTCAAATAAAGGCAGAACGACCTTACATTGACCATAGTAGCCAGAACTCTGTTGATCAGTTTAATTACAAAATAGACAGATATAACGATCTACGGTTGCGATATAATTCTGCAATTGATGATATGAATGCAGCCGTTGATCAGTTCAACGCTGAACTTCATAGAATTGGAACTCCAGCTAGAAATTGA
- a CDS encoding serine/threonine protein kinase, whose product MRLLSDGETIKETYEVERFLGEGAFAEVYRVKHRFLGRQAMKVFKRAGMTVEEIEQMLGEAIMLSRIGHPNIVRVFDANVFESQKGLQGYFTMENVSGGSLEKFWHSYGTRLIPLDITIDLIKQVCRGLAIAHRQTPPIIHRDIKPQNILVGYETDGLRARISDFGLAKSVNPLTFLATAAGTPAFKPPEAFTASKGDSCSADIWAIGTTLYLLLTDRLPFKMPTEFGWGGAEEIQDTFKPPSLINPDANDELDKIIRKALSFNPANRYQSASEILEALEKWKPGHLNPAGHNVKAKDGYSKTALGSGLSSPDQEKGNEIVKLALRYKKEGRLAEAADAMEEAFNKAPGLRSKYNNLVKLWRCGISM is encoded by the coding sequence ATGAGACTCTTATCTGATGGAGAAACAATAAAAGAAACCTACGAAGTCGAAAGATTTCTAGGAGAAGGTGCATTTGCTGAGGTCTACAGAGTAAAGCACAGGTTTTTGGGGAGGCAGGCCATGAAGGTCTTTAAAAGGGCAGGAATGACGGTTGAGGAGATTGAGCAAATGCTTGGTGAAGCAATAATGCTTTCGCGTATTGGTCATCCAAATATTGTCCGAGTATTTGATGCCAATGTGTTTGAATCGCAAAAAGGGCTCCAGGGGTATTTCACGATGGAGAATGTATCAGGTGGAAGCCTTGAAAAATTCTGGCACTCCTATGGGACTCGCCTAATTCCTCTTGATATCACGATAGACCTCATTAAACAGGTATGTCGTGGCCTAGCAATAGCCCATAGGCAGACTCCACCCATTATTCATCGGGATATCAAACCTCAGAACATATTGGTAGGGTATGAAACAGATGGTCTTAGAGCACGCATCAGCGATTTCGGCTTAGCCAAATCTGTAAACCCTCTCACGTTTCTTGCTACAGCAGCGGGAACACCTGCATTCAAACCACCTGAAGCTTTTACAGCGTCAAAAGGGGATTCTTGCTCCGCGGATATTTGGGCAATAGGTACAACACTATATTTACTCCTGACCGATCGTCTTCCATTCAAGATGCCAACGGAGTTTGGCTGGGGAGGCGCTGAAGAGATACAAGACACATTTAAGCCTCCATCGCTGATCAATCCAGACGCTAATGATGAATTGGACAAAATTATTAGAAAAGCCCTCTCATTTAATCCAGCTAACAGATACCAGAGTGCATCGGAAATACTTGAAGCTCTGGAAAAATGGAAGCCAGGTCATTTAAATCCGGCGGGGCACAATGTAAAAGCGAAGGACGGTTACTCTAAGACTGCACTTGGCTCAGGACTTAGCTCCCCAGATCAAGAGAAAGGCAATGAGATTGTAAAGCTAGCATTGAGATACAAAAAGGAAGGAAGACTCGCTGAAGCAGCAGACGCGATGGAGGAGGCATTCAATAAAGCACCTGGTCTCAGGTCCAAGTATAACAATCTTGTTAAACTTTGGCGTTGCGGAATCAGCATGTAA